One region of Streptomyces leeuwenhoekii genomic DNA includes:
- a CDS encoding acyl-CoA dehydrogenase family protein, translating to MDFAFDARTEELRARLLAFMDEYVYPAEAVAHEQRARLASPWDTPPVVEELKAEARHQGLWNLFLPDAEHGAGLTNLQYAPLAEITGRSPQLAPTATNCAAPDTGNMEVLAQFGDERQQKQWLQPLLNGEIRSAFAMTEPDVASSDATNITTRIERDGDEYVITGRKWYISGAMNPDCKIFIVMGKTDPDGADIRRQQSMVLVPRDTPGVTVRRAMQVFGYEDHWHGGHAEVVFDHARVPVSHLIGEEGGGFAIAQARLGPGRIHHCMRLIGMAERAIELMCRRAVSRTAFGKALAQQGVVHNWIADARVAVEQLRLLVLKTAWMMDTVGNRGAHTEIQAIKIATPRTVVGILDRAIQLHGAGGVSQDFPLAELYAGARTLMLADGPDEVHQRSLARRELKKYLP from the coding sequence ATGGACTTCGCGTTCGACGCGCGCACCGAGGAACTGCGCGCCAGGCTCCTCGCCTTCATGGACGAGTACGTCTACCCGGCCGAGGCCGTCGCCCACGAGCAGCGGGCGCGGCTGGCGTCGCCGTGGGACACCCCGCCGGTCGTCGAGGAACTGAAGGCCGAGGCGCGCCACCAGGGCCTGTGGAACCTCTTCCTGCCCGACGCCGAGCACGGCGCCGGCCTCACCAACCTCCAGTACGCGCCGCTCGCGGAGATCACCGGCCGCAGCCCGCAGCTCGCCCCGACCGCCACCAACTGCGCGGCGCCGGACACCGGCAACATGGAGGTCCTCGCGCAGTTCGGCGACGAGCGGCAGCAGAAGCAGTGGCTCCAGCCGCTGCTGAACGGCGAGATCCGTTCCGCGTTCGCGATGACCGAGCCGGACGTGGCCTCCTCCGACGCCACGAACATCACCACGCGCATCGAGCGGGACGGTGACGAGTACGTCATCACCGGCCGCAAGTGGTACATCTCCGGGGCGATGAACCCGGACTGCAAGATCTTCATCGTGATGGGGAAGACGGACCCGGACGGGGCCGACATCCGCCGCCAGCAGTCCATGGTCCTGGTCCCCCGCGACACCCCGGGCGTCACCGTCAGGCGCGCGATGCAGGTCTTCGGCTACGAGGACCACTGGCACGGCGGCCACGCCGAGGTCGTCTTCGACCACGCGCGCGTGCCGGTGTCCCACCTGATCGGCGAGGAGGGCGGCGGCTTCGCCATCGCCCAGGCCCGGCTCGGCCCCGGCCGTATCCACCACTGCATGCGGCTGATCGGCATGGCCGAGCGGGCGATCGAGCTGATGTGCCGACGGGCGGTGTCGCGCACGGCGTTCGGCAAGGCGCTGGCGCAGCAGGGGGTGGTCCACAACTGGATCGCGGACGCGCGGGTGGCGGTCGAGCAACTGCGCCTGCTGGTCCTGAAGACGGCCTGGATGATGGACACCGTCGGCAACAGGGGCGCCCACACCGAGATCCAGGCCATCAAGATCGCCACGCCGCGCACGGTGGTCGGCATCCTGGACCGGGCGATCCAGTTGCACGGCGCGGGCGGCGTGAGCCAGGACTTCCCGCTGGCCGAGCTGTACGCCGGCGCCCGCACCCTGATGCTCGCCGACGGCCCCGACGAGGTGCACCAGCGGTCACTGGCACGGCGCGAGCTGAAGAAGTACCTCCCCTAG
- a CDS encoding phosphotransferase family protein: MSPDHPPGLDLDRLRGLLDRERPGLVSGPLSGRLIEGGRSNLTYAVSDGTARWVVRRPPLGHVLATAHDMKREHRVISALHPTDVPVPRPVLLCEDEEVLGAPFYVMEFVEGTPYRTADQLAPLGPDRTRGAVLNLVDTLVELHAVDPAEVGLADFGRPEGFLDRQLRRWAKQLAASRTRDLPGIDELHATLGRELPRSPAPAVVHGDYRLDNVLIGADDRIKAILDWEMSTLGDPLTDLGLLVMYSAPLGLPGSPVSTTAEAPGHPAPAELIERYAARSGRDVSAVSWYTAFAWFKLAVILEGIHYRYTRGQTVGRGFDRIGDLVPVFIEHGLTTLHEGSQEG; this comes from the coding sequence ATGAGCCCCGACCACCCGCCCGGACTCGACCTCGACCGGCTGCGCGGCCTGCTCGACCGCGAGCGTCCCGGTCTGGTGAGCGGCCCGCTGTCCGGCCGGCTGATCGAGGGCGGGCGCTCCAACCTCACCTACGCGGTCTCCGACGGCACGGCGAGGTGGGTGGTGCGGCGCCCGCCGCTCGGCCATGTGCTGGCCACCGCGCACGACATGAAGCGTGAGCACCGGGTGATCAGCGCCCTGCACCCGACGGACGTGCCGGTGCCGCGCCCGGTACTGCTGTGCGAGGACGAGGAGGTGCTCGGGGCGCCGTTCTACGTCATGGAGTTCGTCGAGGGCACGCCCTACCGCACGGCGGACCAGCTCGCCCCGCTGGGCCCCGACCGCACCCGGGGCGCCGTGCTGAATCTGGTGGACACCCTGGTCGAGCTGCACGCCGTGGACCCCGCCGAGGTGGGCCTGGCGGACTTCGGCCGCCCTGAGGGCTTCCTGGACCGGCAGCTGCGCCGCTGGGCCAAGCAACTGGCCGCCTCCCGCACCCGCGACCTGCCCGGCATCGACGAGCTGCACGCCACGCTCGGCCGGGAGCTGCCCCGCTCCCCCGCCCCGGCCGTGGTGCACGGCGACTACCGGCTGGACAACGTGCTGATCGGTGCGGACGACCGGATCAAGGCGATCCTCGACTGGGAGATGTCGACGCTCGGCGACCCGCTGACCGACCTGGGCCTGCTGGTGATGTACAGCGCGCCGCTGGGCCTGCCCGGCTCCCCCGTCTCCACCACCGCCGAGGCCCCCGGGCACCCGGCTCCCGCGGAGCTGATCGAGCGGTACGCCGCCCGCTCGGGGCGGGACGTCTCGGCCGTCTCCTGGTACACGGCGTTCGCCTGGTTCAAGCTCGCCGTGATCCTGGAGGGCATCCACTACCGCTACACCCGGGGCCAGACGGTGGGCCGCGGCTTCGACCGCATCGGCGACCTCGTCCCGGTCTTCATCGAACACGGACTGACCACTCTTCACGAAGGCTCCCAGGAAGGCTGA
- a CDS encoding NADP-dependent oxidoreductase translates to MKAISYARYGGPEVLEYGEVREPRVGPDSVLVRVRAAAVNPVDWKCREGYLDAVLEPVFPVVPGWDVSGVVVRPGAAVTEFRAGDEVIGYVREDFLSRGTLAEYVAAPVRTLARKPRNLSFEEAAGLPLVGLTAYQVLYKALAVKRGETVLVHAAAGGVGSIAVQLGRYLGARVIGTASERNHDFVRGLGGEPVAYGEGLAERVRGLAPEGVDAVFDTVGGDALRTSANLLAPEGRLASITDDDVVEYGGRYCFVRPDAEDLLRLSELAEQGVVSVHVSETFPLERAADAYRRNEEGRTRGKIVVTVAGDDGPPG, encoded by the coding sequence ATGAAGGCGATCAGCTACGCGCGGTACGGCGGCCCCGAGGTGCTGGAGTACGGCGAGGTACGAGAACCCAGGGTCGGGCCCGACTCGGTGCTGGTGCGGGTCCGGGCGGCGGCCGTCAACCCGGTCGACTGGAAGTGCCGGGAGGGCTACCTCGACGCCGTCCTCGAGCCCGTCTTCCCGGTGGTGCCCGGGTGGGACGTCTCCGGGGTCGTGGTGCGGCCCGGCGCCGCCGTCACGGAGTTCCGGGCGGGGGACGAGGTCATCGGGTACGTCCGGGAGGACTTCCTCTCCCGGGGCACCCTCGCCGAGTACGTCGCGGCCCCCGTGCGCACCCTCGCGCGCAAGCCGCGCAACCTGTCCTTCGAGGAGGCGGCCGGGCTGCCGCTGGTGGGGCTGACCGCCTACCAGGTGCTGTACAAGGCCCTCGCGGTCAAACGGGGCGAGACGGTCCTGGTGCATGCCGCGGCGGGCGGGGTCGGTTCGATCGCCGTCCAGTTGGGGCGGTATCTCGGTGCCCGGGTCATCGGCACGGCGAGCGAACGCAACCACGACTTCGTGCGAGGGCTCGGCGGGGAGCCGGTGGCGTACGGGGAGGGGCTGGCCGAGCGGGTGCGGGGGCTGGCGCCCGAGGGCGTGGACGCGGTGTTCGACACGGTGGGCGGCGATGCCCTGCGGACGTCGGCGAACCTGCTGGCCCCGGAGGGGCGGCTGGCGTCGATCACCGACGACGACGTCGTCGAGTACGGCGGGCGGTACTGCTTCGTGCGCCCCGACGCCGAGGACCTGCTGCGGCTGTCCGAGCTGGCCGAGCAGGGGGTCGTGAGCGTGCACGTGTCCGAAACGTTCCCGCTGGAGCGGGCCGCGGACGCCTACCGGCGCAACGAGGAGGGGCGGACGCGGGGGAAGATCGTCGTGACCGTGGCCGGTGACGACGGGCCGCCGGGGTGA
- a CDS encoding DUF202 domain-containing protein — protein MSPPAAPDRDPGLQPERTHLAWRRTTLSATVAAVLAVRAALHTGASPAAVAAAAVCCVLWTAFLALAHRRIRVLASAGSPPALSAAYATAAALGTVATAVCGAVLVL, from the coding sequence ATGAGCCCCCCGGCCGCGCCGGACCGCGATCCCGGGCTCCAGCCCGAGCGCACCCACCTCGCCTGGCGCCGCACGACCCTGTCGGCCACCGTGGCCGCCGTACTCGCCGTCAGGGCCGCGCTGCACACCGGCGCCTCTCCGGCCGCGGTCGCCGCCGCGGCCGTGTGCTGTGTGCTGTGGACGGCCTTCCTCGCCCTCGCCCACCGGCGCATCCGCGTCCTCGCCTCGGCGGGGAGCCCCCCGGCGCTGTCTGCGGCGTACGCCACCGCCGCGGCTCTCGGCACGGTGGCGACGGCCGTCTGCGGTGCGGTCCTCGTGCTCTGA
- a CDS encoding YidH family protein, with amino-acid sequence MIEFARTVRLWFAPARIRGEGSTPDYRFSLANERTFLAWLRTALALIGGGFAVDQFLPDLRWGWRVGLALALLAAGVLCALRAVNHWVRCERAMRRGEDLPVSRFPALLGMVIAVVAVAMVAVVLLGWEG; translated from the coding sequence GTGATCGAATTCGCACGGACCGTCCGGCTGTGGTTCGCGCCCGCCAGGATCCGGGGCGAGGGCAGCACGCCCGACTACCGCTTCTCGCTGGCGAACGAACGCACCTTCCTGGCCTGGCTGCGCACCGCGCTCGCGCTGATCGGAGGCGGTTTCGCCGTCGACCAGTTCCTGCCGGACCTGCGCTGGGGCTGGCGCGTCGGCCTCGCCCTGGCGCTGCTCGCGGCCGGGGTGCTGTGCGCGCTGCGCGCGGTGAACCACTGGGTGCGCTGCGAGCGGGCGATGCGCCGGGGCGAGGATCTTCCGGTCTCCCGGTTCCCGGCCCTGCTCGGCATGGTGATCGCCGTCGTCGCGGTCGCCATGGTCGCCGTGGTCCTCCTCGGGTGGGAGGGATGA
- a CDS encoding NUDIX hydrolase, with protein MSAADEILDIVDENDRVVGQAPRGEAYARGLRHRCVFVLARDAGGRVFVHRRTATKLVFPSLYDMFVGGVVGAGESYDDAALREAEEELGVTGLPRPRYLFTFLYDDGAGRAWWSAVYEVRCELPVRPQAEEVAWYGFLPEEEVGRRLDEWEWVPDGLAAYERLRAFREAAPGPGARP; from the coding sequence ATGAGCGCTGCTGACGAGATCCTCGACATCGTCGACGAGAACGACCGGGTCGTCGGGCAGGCCCCGCGCGGCGAGGCGTACGCGCGGGGCCTGCGCCACCGCTGCGTCTTCGTGCTGGCCCGGGACGCCGGGGGCCGTGTCTTCGTCCACCGCCGCACCGCGACCAAGCTGGTCTTTCCCTCCCTGTACGACATGTTCGTCGGCGGTGTGGTCGGCGCGGGCGAGTCCTACGACGACGCGGCCCTGCGCGAGGCCGAGGAGGAACTGGGCGTGACCGGGCTGCCGCGTCCGCGGTACCTGTTCACGTTCCTGTACGACGACGGCGCCGGCCGCGCCTGGTGGTCGGCGGTGTACGAGGTCCGCTGCGAGCTGCCGGTGCGGCCGCAGGCCGAGGAGGTGGCCTGGTACGGCTTCCTCCCCGAGGAGGAGGTCGGGCGGCGGCTCGACGAGTGGGAGTGGGTGCCGGACGGGCTGGCGGCGTACGAGAGGCTGCGGGCGTTCCGGGAGGCGGCGCCCGGTCCGGGTGCCCGTCCGTGA
- a CDS encoding DMT family transporter, with the protein MSVLVLVLAVSAACCMGLGFVLQQNAAQRAPLGDFLSPRLLLDLVRVPRWLGGTALVVAGMALGAAALGRGELSLVEPLLATNLLFALALSRRQTGRPLGRQGWAGLALLAGGVSAFVVAGEPRGGAAIADPLRHWLIIGLMTGSALLLTTYAKRTRPGSAPVLLGLAAGLLYGVQDALTRISGERFSAGGLAHLLTAWQPYAVLLIGVTALILVQSAFETAPLRMSLPALTAAQPLAGIACGVGFLGDRLRTDAGALAWEAGGLAAVVGGIVLLGLHPAMPRGTAHRPPARDLQPS; encoded by the coding sequence GTGTCGGTTCTGGTTCTGGTCCTCGCGGTGAGCGCCGCGTGCTGCATGGGCCTCGGTTTCGTCCTCCAGCAGAACGCGGCCCAGCGGGCCCCGCTCGGCGACTTCCTCTCGCCCCGCCTGCTGCTGGACCTCGTGCGGGTGCCGCGCTGGCTGGGCGGTACGGCGCTGGTGGTGGCCGGGATGGCGCTGGGCGCCGCCGCCCTGGGCCGGGGGGAGCTGTCCCTGGTGGAGCCGCTGCTGGCGACGAACCTGCTGTTCGCGCTCGCGCTCTCCCGCAGACAGACCGGGCGGCCGCTGGGCCGGCAGGGCTGGGCCGGTCTCGCGCTGCTCGCGGGCGGCGTGAGCGCGTTCGTGGTGGCGGGCGAACCGCGCGGCGGCGCGGCGATCGCCGATCCGCTGCGGCACTGGCTGATCATCGGCCTGATGACCGGGTCCGCCCTGCTGCTCACGACGTACGCCAAGCGCACCCGCCCGGGCTCCGCCCCGGTCCTGCTGGGCCTGGCCGCCGGGCTGCTGTACGGCGTCCAGGACGCCCTGACCCGGATCAGCGGCGAACGCTTCTCGGCGGGCGGCCTGGCCCACCTGCTGACCGCCTGGCAGCCGTACGCCGTCCTGCTCATCGGCGTCACCGCGCTGATCCTCGTGCAGAGCGCGTTCGAGACCGCTCCCCTGCGGATGTCGCTGCCCGCCCTGACCGCGGCCCAGCCGCTGGCCGGCATCGCCTGCGGCGTCGGCTTCCTCGGCGACCGGCTGCGCACCGACGCGGGGGCGCTGGCCTGGGAGGCGGGCGGGCTGGCGGCCGTCGTCGGGGGCATCGTCCTGCTGGGCCTGCACCCGGCGATGCCGCGGGGCACGGCGCACCGGCCGCCGGCGCGGGACCTCCAGCCGAGCTGA
- a CDS encoding APC family permease, whose translation MTTGSTRTSRPAGISTFKGQERALRAGRLGTGGLLLSVLAATGPLMVVAGVMPTTYAVMGIVGQPLLFVLLGVVLILFSVGYAEMSRHVHNAGAFYAYISRGLGGTAGASAALVALVAYNALQVGIYGILGFEVSGLLATHAGIDVAWWIPALLTVLAVGALGWLKIDVNARVLGVLLLVEVVLVVLFDIAAVADPAAEGLSLHAFDPQTLSGAGVGTALCFCIAAFLGFEQAPVYAEETSRPHVLVPRVMFLAVAGVAVFFALSSWALGVAAGPSRVVGTAREQSAGLLFFLTESRLGGTFTDVLHVLFVTGMFAALLSFHNVVARYAFAMGREGLLPAAFGRTSGGSGAPGTGSLLQTAVSVLVVTGFALADDKPAGDPTAPVLHLFTWGGNIGALGVIVLMAAASVSVVVFFARRGAARAQAVRIVTSSLAGIALLVIAGYTVRDFDVLVGAGPGSSLSWVLPGIIGLAVVAGLVQGLVLRARAPERHARIGLGNEAFQMEKAARTDS comes from the coding sequence ATGACCACGGGCAGTACCCGCACGAGCCGGCCCGCCGGCATCAGCACCTTCAAAGGGCAGGAACGGGCGCTGCGCGCCGGCCGCCTCGGCACCGGGGGGCTGCTGCTCTCCGTCCTCGCGGCCACCGGCCCGCTCATGGTGGTCGCGGGTGTCATGCCCACCACATACGCGGTGATGGGCATCGTCGGCCAGCCGCTGCTCTTCGTCCTGCTGGGCGTGGTGCTGATCCTGTTCAGCGTCGGATACGCCGAGATGAGCCGGCACGTGCACAACGCCGGCGCCTTCTACGCGTACATCTCCCGCGGGCTCGGCGGTACCGCCGGGGCGAGCGCGGCACTGGTGGCGCTGGTCGCCTACAACGCCCTCCAGGTCGGCATCTACGGCATCCTCGGCTTCGAGGTCTCCGGTCTCCTGGCCACCCACGCCGGTATCGACGTCGCCTGGTGGATACCGGCGCTGCTGACCGTGCTGGCCGTCGGCGCGCTGGGCTGGCTGAAGATCGACGTCAACGCGCGCGTGCTCGGCGTCCTGCTGCTCGTCGAGGTCGTCCTCGTCGTCCTCTTCGACATCGCCGCCGTCGCCGACCCCGCAGCCGAGGGGCTGTCGCTGCACGCCTTCGACCCGCAGACGCTGTCCGGAGCGGGGGTGGGCACCGCGCTGTGCTTCTGCATCGCCGCCTTCCTCGGCTTCGAGCAGGCCCCCGTGTACGCCGAGGAGACCAGCCGCCCCCACGTCCTGGTGCCCCGCGTGATGTTCCTCGCCGTGGCCGGGGTCGCCGTCTTCTTCGCGCTCAGCAGCTGGGCGCTGGGCGTGGCCGCCGGACCGTCCCGGGTCGTCGGCACCGCGCGGGAGCAGAGCGCCGGGCTGCTGTTCTTCCTCACCGAGTCCCGGCTCGGCGGCACCTTCACCGACGTCCTGCACGTGCTGTTCGTCACCGGCATGTTCGCGGCGCTGCTCAGCTTCCACAACGTCGTCGCGCGGTACGCCTTCGCCATGGGCCGCGAGGGCCTGCTGCCCGCCGCCTTCGGCCGGACCAGCGGCGGCAGCGGCGCCCCCGGCACCGGTTCGCTGCTCCAGACGGCCGTCTCCGTCCTCGTCGTGACCGGCTTCGCGCTCGCCGACGACAAGCCGGCCGGTGACCCCACCGCACCCGTCCTGCACCTGTTCACCTGGGGCGGCAACATCGGCGCCCTCGGGGTGATCGTGCTGATGGCGGCGGCCTCCGTGTCGGTCGTGGTCTTCTTCGCCCGCCGCGGTGCCGCCCGGGCGCAGGCCGTCCGGATCGTGACCTCCTCGCTGGCGGGCATCGCCCTGCTGGTGATCGCCGGCTACACCGTCAGGGACTTCGACGTGCTGGTCGGCGCCGGCCCCGGCTCGTCCCTGAGCTGGGTGCTCCCCGGGATCATCGGCCTGGCCGTCGTGGCCGGCCTGGTGCAGGGCCTCGTCCTGCGCGCCCGCGCCCCCGAGCGGCACGCCCGCATCGGGCTCGGCAACGAGGCGTTCCAGATGGAGAAGGCGGCCCGCACGGACTCCTGA
- a CDS encoding gluconate:H+ symporter, whose product MTRLSVEMLAAETAEPITSAGHAQLGVAVLLGIAVIVLLITKFKLHAFLALTIGSLALGAFAGAPLDKVITSFTSGLGSTVAGVGVLIALGAILGKMLADSGGADQIVDTILAKASKRSMPWAMVLIASVVGLPLFFEVGIVLLIPVVLMVAKRGNYSLMRIGVPALAGLSVMHGLVPPHPGPLVAIDAVQANLGVTLALGVLVAIPTVIIAGPVFSKFAARWVDVPAPDRMIPQRASEELQRRPGFGATLATVLLPVVLMLAKALVDIIVDDPGHLVQRVFDVVGSPLIALLAAVIVGMFTLGMPAGFSKERLSQLVEKGLVPIAGVLLIVGAGGGFKQTLVDSGVGRMILEISDDWSIPALLLAWLIAVAIRLATGSATVATVSAAGLVAPLAADMSTTHAALLVLAIGAGSLFFSHVNDAGFWLVKEYFGLNVGQTVKTWSLMETIISVVAGALVLLLSLII is encoded by the coding sequence GTGACCAGACTCAGCGTCGAGATGCTGGCAGCGGAGACCGCCGAGCCCATCACCTCGGCCGGCCACGCCCAGCTCGGCGTGGCCGTGCTCCTGGGCATCGCCGTCATCGTCCTGCTCATCACCAAGTTCAAGCTGCACGCCTTTCTGGCGCTGACCATCGGGTCACTGGCCCTCGGCGCGTTCGCCGGGGCGCCGCTCGACAAGGTGATCACCAGCTTCACCAGCGGCCTCGGCTCGACCGTGGCCGGGGTGGGCGTCCTGATCGCCCTCGGCGCGATCCTCGGCAAGATGCTCGCCGACTCCGGCGGCGCGGACCAGATCGTGGACACGATCCTCGCCAAGGCGAGCAAGCGGTCGATGCCGTGGGCGATGGTGCTGATCGCCTCCGTCGTCGGGCTGCCGCTCTTCTTCGAGGTCGGCATCGTGCTGCTGATCCCGGTGGTCCTGATGGTCGCCAAGCGCGGCAACTATTCCCTGATGCGCATCGGCGTCCCGGCGCTGGCGGGCCTGTCCGTGATGCACGGCCTGGTCCCGCCGCACCCCGGCCCGCTGGTGGCCATCGACGCGGTCCAGGCCAACCTGGGCGTCACCCTGGCGCTGGGCGTGCTGGTCGCCATCCCGACGGTGATCATCGCCGGTCCGGTGTTCTCGAAGTTCGCGGCCCGCTGGGTGGACGTGCCCGCCCCGGACCGGATGATCCCGCAGCGCGCCTCCGAGGAGCTGCAGCGGCGCCCCGGCTTCGGCGCCACCCTCGCCACCGTGCTGCTGCCGGTCGTCCTGATGCTCGCCAAGGCGCTGGTCGACATCATCGTCGACGACCCCGGGCACCTGGTGCAGCGCGTCTTCGACGTCGTCGGCTCCCCGCTGATCGCCCTGCTCGCCGCGGTGATCGTCGGGATGTTCACGCTGGGCATGCCCGCCGGGTTCAGCAAGGAGCGCCTGTCGCAGCTGGTCGAGAAGGGGCTCGTCCCCATCGCGGGCGTCCTGCTGATCGTCGGCGCGGGCGGCGGCTTCAAGCAGACGCTCGTCGACTCCGGCGTGGGCCGGATGATCCTGGAGATCTCCGACGACTGGTCGATCCCGGCGCTGCTGCTGGCCTGGCTGATCGCGGTGGCGATCCGGCTCGCGACCGGTTCGGCGACCGTGGCGACCGTCTCGGCGGCCGGTCTGGTCGCGCCGCTGGCGGCCGACATGTCCACCACCCACGCCGCCCTGCTGGTCCTGGCGATCGGTGCCGGCTCGCTGTTCTTCAGCCATGTCAACGACGCCGGTTTCTGGCTGGTGAAGGAGTACTTCGGCCTGAACGTGGGGCAGACCGTCAAGACCTGGTCGCTGATGGAGACGATCATCTCCGTGGTCGCCGGCGCCCTGGTCCTGCTGCTGTCCCTGATCATCTAG
- a CDS encoding gluconokinase produces MHQLRTPHVVVVMGVAGTGKTTIGPLLAARLGVPYAEGDDFHPAANIAKMSAGTPLTDDDRWPWLDAIGAWAQGRAGLGGVVSSSALKRAYRDRLRAAAPGLVFVHLTGSRELIEDRMSQRQGHFMPTALLDSQFATLQPLEPDEAGVAVDVAGSPEEITERAVRALKALPEPTR; encoded by the coding sequence ATGCATCAACTGCGCACCCCCCACGTCGTCGTGGTCATGGGCGTCGCGGGCACGGGCAAGACCACCATCGGTCCCCTGCTCGCGGCCCGGCTCGGCGTCCCCTACGCCGAGGGCGACGACTTCCACCCGGCCGCCAACATCGCCAAGATGTCGGCCGGCACCCCGCTCACCGACGACGACCGCTGGCCATGGCTGGACGCCATCGGCGCCTGGGCGCAGGGGCGGGCGGGGCTCGGCGGGGTGGTCAGCAGTTCCGCGCTGAAGCGGGCCTACCGCGACCGGCTGCGGGCCGCGGCTCCCGGTCTCGTCTTCGTCCACCTCACGGGCAGCCGCGAGCTGATCGAGGACCGGATGTCCCAGCGGCAGGGGCACTTCATGCCGACGGCCCTGCTCGACTCCCAGTTCGCCACGCTCCAGCCGCTCGAGCCGGACGAGGCGGGCGTCGCCGTGGACGTCGCGGGCAGCCCCGAGGAGATCACCGAGCGCGCCGTGCGGGCCCTGAAGGCCCTTCCCGAGCCGACCCGGTAG
- a CDS encoding FadR/GntR family transcriptional regulator produces MSTMGRGLHGRVLDTLGPEITAGEYPPGSVLRTDELAQRFDVSRSVMREAVRVLESMHLVESRRRVGVTVRPRAEWNVYDPQVIRWRLAGADRPHQLRSLTVLRSAVEPVAAGLAARNATAEQCAELTECALGMVANSRGHRLEQYLHHDIAFHRVILNASGNEMFARLGDVVAEVLAGRTHHDVMFHDPDPPAVSLHVKVAEAVREGDADLAERLTREITVGALQELDILAP; encoded by the coding sequence ATGAGCACCATGGGCCGGGGGCTGCACGGCCGCGTACTGGACACCCTCGGCCCCGAGATCACCGCGGGGGAGTACCCTCCGGGCAGCGTGCTGCGCACGGACGAGCTGGCGCAGCGTTTCGACGTGTCACGCTCCGTGATGCGCGAGGCCGTGCGCGTGCTGGAGTCGATGCACCTGGTCGAGTCGCGCCGCCGCGTGGGCGTGACCGTCCGCCCCAGGGCCGAGTGGAACGTGTACGACCCGCAGGTCATCCGCTGGCGCCTGGCCGGCGCCGACCGCCCGCACCAGCTCCGCTCCCTGACCGTGCTGCGCTCGGCGGTCGAGCCCGTCGCGGCGGGGCTGGCGGCGCGCAACGCCACGGCCGAGCAGTGCGCGGAACTGACCGAGTGCGCGCTCGGCATGGTCGCCAACTCGCGCGGTCACCGGCTGGAGCAGTACCTCCACCACGACATCGCGTTCCACCGGGTGATCCTCAACGCCTCCGGCAACGAGATGTTCGCCCGCCTCGGGGACGTCGTCGCCGAGGTCCTGGCCGGCCGCACCCACCACGACGTGATGTTCCACGACCCCGACCCGCCCGCCGTCAGCCTCCACGTGAAAGTCGCGGAGGCGGTCCGCGAGGGCGACGCCGACCTCGCCGAACGGCTCACCCGGGAGATCACCGTCGGCGCGCTCCAGGAGCTCGACATCCTGGCGCCGTAG
- a CDS encoding YchJ family protein, giving the protein MARMTTRSCPCGLPEAYESCCGRHHRGAAPAPTAEALMRSRYSAFVERDEAYLLRTWHPRTRPARVDFDPGMRWTGLEILETGGGSAFHTTGTVTFRASFRGGSLHERSRFERVDGAWVYVDGDFLD; this is encoded by the coding sequence ATGGCACGCATGACCACGCGTTCCTGCCCGTGCGGACTGCCCGAGGCGTACGAGAGCTGCTGCGGCCGCCATCACCGCGGGGCGGCGCCCGCACCGACCGCCGAGGCGCTGATGCGGTCGCGCTACAGCGCGTTCGTCGAGCGTGACGAGGCGTATCTGCTGCGCACCTGGCACCCCCGCACGCGGCCGGCGCGGGTCGACTTCGACCCCGGGATGCGGTGGACCGGATTGGAGATCCTGGAGACCGGCGGCGGGTCGGCGTTCCACACCACCGGGACGGTGACCTTCCGGGCCTCGTTCCGGGGCGGCTCCCTGCACGAGCGCAGCCGGTTCGAGCGGGTCGACGGGGCGTGGGTGTACGTCGACGGGGACTTCCTGGACTAG